In one Bradyrhizobium cosmicum genomic region, the following are encoded:
- a CDS encoding alpha/beta fold hydrolase — MRILKKRSPSLATMTLRTLGNYPIVSALAATAGLMAAAAVVNRRLADKAQRDNPPQGRFIDIDGVRLHYVERGSGRPLVLLHGNGSMIQDFESSGLIDLAAKEYRVIVFDRPGFGHSLRPRNVVWTPAAQADLFKEALAHLGVEKAIVLGHSWGASVAVALASRHPSFVEALILASGYYFPTARTDAMMAMAGPAIPGFGDILSHTISPILSRLMWPAMLRQLFGPKSVPQKFDGFPKSLAVRPSQLRAGAAEAALMVPSAMLSAKTYGELAMPVTILAGEDDRLIDIDEQSGRLHDEIKHSKMRRVPNAGHMIQQSDTADLMAAVDEAAAETLH, encoded by the coding sequence ATGCGCATCCTGAAAAAACGCTCGCCGTCGTTGGCGACCATGACTCTTCGTACTCTCGGGAACTATCCCATCGTATCCGCCCTCGCCGCCACGGCCGGCTTGATGGCCGCCGCTGCCGTCGTCAATCGGCGCCTTGCGGACAAGGCGCAACGCGATAACCCGCCTCAAGGACGGTTCATCGACATCGACGGCGTGCGCCTGCACTATGTCGAGCGGGGATCCGGTCGTCCTCTTGTGCTGCTCCACGGCAATGGCAGCATGATCCAGGATTTCGAGTCCAGCGGTCTGATCGATCTCGCAGCCAAGGAATATCGCGTTATCGTATTCGACCGCCCCGGCTTCGGCCACAGCCTGAGGCCTCGCAACGTGGTGTGGACGCCTGCGGCGCAAGCCGACCTGTTCAAGGAGGCGCTTGCGCATCTGGGCGTCGAAAAGGCAATCGTGCTCGGACATTCCTGGGGAGCATCGGTCGCGGTCGCACTCGCAAGCAGACACCCGTCATTCGTCGAAGCTTTGATACTTGCATCCGGCTACTATTTCCCGACAGCCCGCACCGACGCGATGATGGCGATGGCCGGGCCGGCGATCCCGGGGTTCGGCGACATACTCAGTCACACGATTTCGCCAATCCTCAGCCGCCTGATGTGGCCGGCGATGCTGCGGCAGCTGTTCGGGCCGAAGTCGGTCCCGCAGAAATTCGACGGCTTCCCCAAATCGCTGGCGGTTCGCCCATCGCAGCTTCGTGCCGGAGCGGCCGAGGCCGCGTTGATGGTGCCTTCGGCAATGCTGTCTGCGAAGACCTATGGCGAGCTTGCCATGCCCGTCACCATCCTCGCCGGCGAGGACGATCGCCTCATCGACATCGACGAGCAATCCGGTCGGCTGCATGACGAAATCAAGCACAGCAAGATGCGCCGTGTCCCGAATGCGGGTCACATGATCCAGCAGTCGGATACGGCCGACCTCATGGCTGCGGTCGACGAGGCCGCGGCGGAAACGCTGCATTGA
- a CDS encoding DUF892 family protein, with amino-acid sequence MYHHVKKLMFTVRVDEPDPRFGNMLLEQFGGANGELAAAMQYSIQGLNCEDPDRKDLLMDIGTEELSHLEVVGSLARLHLKPMKFDREAAEADPLIAIAGGGGVNLFNSQGSAWTADYLKITGELDVDLRSNIAAEARAKIVYERLINFCDDAGTKDALQFLMTREITHMKAFSRALESMNKPTFSIGRIAPTPGLVDQFFNDSTGSGDNGEIDTRGPWNEGDDWIFTESPALQSSDPGVAASIVAESSPSEPLVGLDDLLIDQLRDLLHAEKQLTKALPQMIEAARYDQLCELFTVHLAETEAQIERLDECFELLGKKPRAKACKGMLGLVEEGEEVIKEGARKDNAAADLALIGAAQRVEHYEISGYTTARNLAQQLRHSAVVALLSKNLAEEENADQLLNQVARSLMSVAKMPAPIEQSFVQDEPAGG; translated from the coding sequence ATGTATCATCACGTCAAGAAGCTCATGTTCACTGTTCGGGTCGACGAGCCGGATCCGCGGTTCGGCAATATGCTCCTGGAGCAATTCGGTGGGGCCAACGGTGAGCTGGCGGCCGCCATGCAGTATTCCATCCAAGGTCTGAATTGCGAAGATCCGGATCGCAAGGATCTCCTGATGGACATCGGAACCGAGGAACTGAGCCATCTCGAAGTGGTCGGGTCGCTCGCGCGGCTGCACTTGAAGCCCATGAAGTTCGATCGCGAAGCGGCGGAAGCCGATCCGTTGATCGCGATCGCCGGGGGCGGCGGCGTCAATCTGTTCAACTCGCAGGGCAGTGCCTGGACGGCGGACTACCTGAAGATCACCGGTGAACTCGACGTCGATCTCCGCAGCAACATTGCCGCGGAAGCGCGTGCCAAGATCGTGTATGAGCGCTTGATCAATTTCTGTGATGATGCAGGCACCAAGGACGCGCTGCAGTTCCTGATGACGCGTGAGATCACCCATATGAAGGCGTTTTCGCGCGCGTTGGAAAGCATGAACAAGCCCACGTTTAGCATCGGTCGTATCGCTCCAACGCCGGGACTGGTGGACCAGTTCTTCAACGATTCGACCGGATCGGGAGACAACGGCGAAATCGACACGAGAGGCCCATGGAACGAGGGCGACGACTGGATTTTCACGGAGTCACCTGCGCTCCAGAGCAGTGATCCCGGCGTAGCAGCCTCCATCGTTGCCGAGAGCTCGCCGTCAGAACCTCTTGTTGGCCTAGACGACTTGCTCATCGACCAACTGCGGGACCTCCTGCATGCGGAGAAGCAACTGACAAAGGCCTTGCCTCAGATGATCGAAGCCGCACGCTACGATCAGCTCTGCGAGCTCTTCACCGTTCACCTGGCCGAAACCGAAGCCCAGATCGAGCGTCTCGATGAGTGCTTCGAACTACTCGGCAAGAAGCCGCGCGCCAAGGCCTGCAAGGGTATGCTGGGGCTTGTCGAAGAAGGCGAAGAAGTGATCAAAGAGGGTGCCAGGAAGGATAATGCCGCCGCGGATCTCGCCTTGATCGGTGCGGCTCAGCGTGTCGAGCATTACGAAATTTCCGGCTACACGACTGCCCGCAACCTGGCCCAGCAGCTGCGTCACAGTGCCGTCGTCGCGCTCCTTTCGAAGAATTTGGCGGAGGAGGAGAACGCGGACCAGTTGCTCAATCAGGTCGCGCGATCGCTGATGTCGGTTGCGAAGATGCCGGCCCCGATCGAACAGAGCTTTGTCCAGGATGAGCCGGCCGGAGGTTAG
- a CDS encoding DUF6894 family protein, with protein MPRYYFDLLDGDILAVDEEGVELPNLPAAQAEAARSLADMARDAVHDSMAAVDRRDLAIEVRDADGPVMQVKFTFEVERSRH; from the coding sequence ATGCCGCGATACTACTTTGATCTGCTGGACGGCGACATTCTTGCTGTCGACGAAGAAGGAGTCGAGCTTCCGAATTTGCCGGCCGCGCAAGCGGAAGCGGCGAGATCACTAGCCGATATGGCGCGCGATGCTGTCCATGATTCCATGGCCGCCGTCGACAGACGCGACCTCGCGATTGAAGTGAGGGATGCCGACGGTCCCGTGATGCAGGTCAAGTTCACGTTCGAGGTCGAGAGATCAAGGCACTAA
- the gor gene encoding glutathione-disulfide reductase, whose product MAEFDVDLFVIGGGSGGVRAARIAAGHGARVMIAEEYRMGGTCVIRGCVPKKLFVIGSHFRHELEDAAGFGWTVPPASFDWPTLIANKDKEIARLEAAYTTNVEKSGAQIVKSRAVIEDKHTVRLLENDRKITARYILIATGGAPNHGASIPGIEHVISSNEAFHLERLPRRIVIQGGGYIALEFAGIFAGFGSDVTVIYRGDNILRGFDEDVRTHVRSEMEKQGITILTGCTVAKVDRHGDEFTTHLSNGSSLASDQVMFAIGRHPAVANLGLEKAGVAINPANGGIAVDHFSRSSVDSIYAIGDVTHRFNLTPVAIREGHAFADTVFGKREVQVDHSSIPTAVFSQPEVGTVGLTETEARAQFSHVDIYKTNFRPIKATMSGRDTRVLMKLVVDGSTDRVLGCHIVGDCAAEVTQVVAIAIKMKATKADFDSTIALHPTAAEELVTMRTPTARHVQQAAE is encoded by the coding sequence ATGGCTGAATTCGACGTCGACCTCTTTGTCATCGGTGGCGGCTCGGGCGGCGTGCGTGCCGCCCGCATCGCGGCCGGCCACGGCGCCCGCGTGATGATCGCGGAAGAGTACCGCATGGGCGGGACCTGCGTGATCCGCGGCTGCGTGCCGAAGAAGCTGTTCGTGATCGGCTCGCATTTCCGACACGAGCTCGAGGACGCCGCCGGCTTCGGCTGGACCGTTCCGCCCGCCAGTTTCGACTGGCCGACGCTGATCGCCAACAAGGACAAGGAGATCGCGCGGCTGGAGGCGGCTTACACGACCAATGTGGAGAAGTCCGGCGCGCAGATCGTCAAGAGCCGCGCGGTGATCGAGGACAAGCACACCGTCCGCCTGCTCGAGAACGACCGGAAGATCACGGCCCGATACATCCTGATCGCCACCGGCGGGGCGCCCAACCACGGCGCCTCCATTCCCGGTATCGAGCACGTGATCTCCTCCAACGAGGCGTTTCACCTTGAAAGGCTGCCGAGGCGGATCGTGATCCAGGGCGGCGGCTACATCGCGCTGGAATTCGCCGGCATCTTCGCCGGCTTCGGCTCCGACGTCACCGTGATCTATCGCGGCGACAACATCCTGCGCGGCTTCGACGAGGACGTCCGCACTCACGTCCGCAGCGAGATGGAGAAGCAGGGCATCACCATCCTGACCGGCTGCACGGTCGCGAAGGTCGATCGCCATGGCGACGAGTTCACCACGCATCTGTCGAACGGCTCGAGTCTCGCGTCGGACCAGGTGATGTTCGCGATCGGCCGTCATCCGGCGGTGGCCAATCTCGGCCTGGAAAAGGCCGGCGTGGCCATCAACCCCGCGAATGGCGGCATCGCGGTTGATCATTTCTCCAGGAGCTCGGTCGACAGCATCTATGCGATCGGCGACGTCACCCACCGCTTCAATCTGACGCCGGTCGCGATCCGCGAGGGCCATGCCTTCGCCGACACCGTGTTCGGCAAGCGCGAGGTGCAGGTCGATCATTCCAGCATTCCGACCGCCGTGTTCTCGCAGCCGGAGGTCGGCACGGTCGGCCTGACGGAGACCGAAGCGCGCGCGCAGTTCAGCCACGTCGACATCTACAAGACGAATTTCCGCCCGATCAAGGCGACGATGTCGGGCCGCGACACCCGCGTGTTGATGAAGCTCGTCGTCGACGGCTCGACCGACCGCGTGCTCGGCTGTCACATCGTCGGCGATTGTGCCGCCGAGGTCACGCAGGTGGTCGCGATCGCGATCAAGATGAAGGCGACCAAGGCCGATTTCGACTCCACCATCGCGCTGCATCCGACCGCGGCCGAAGAGCTCGTCACCATGCGCACGCCGACCGCCCGCCACGTGCAGCAGGCGGCGGAGTAG
- a CDS encoding DUF2059 domain-containing protein gives MTSVLKFLPAATLAVGLALSAAPALGQQAAQPKAAAAPAQPKATPAAVAAAKEILQIKNATAMYAGAVPGLVQKTKIALLQQNLNYQKDLNEVAPIVEQQLMGRQNEIGDGMAQIYASEFTEQELKDLVTFYKSPLGKKLIDAEPRAIGLSMAFMNSWAQNFSETVMGAFRAEMRKRGKEI, from the coding sequence ATGACGAGCGTATTGAAGTTTTTGCCGGCCGCGACCCTCGCTGTGGGACTGGCGCTCTCGGCCGCTCCGGCCCTCGGGCAGCAGGCGGCCCAGCCCAAGGCGGCTGCCGCGCCGGCCCAGCCGAAGGCCACGCCCGCGGCGGTCGCCGCGGCCAAGGAGATTTTGCAGATCAAGAACGCCACTGCGATGTATGCCGGCGCCGTGCCGGGCCTGGTTCAGAAGACCAAGATCGCGCTGCTCCAGCAGAACCTGAACTACCAAAAAGACCTCAACGAGGTGGCCCCGATCGTCGAACAGCAGCTGATGGGCCGCCAGAACGAGATCGGCGACGGCATGGCGCAGATCTATGCCAGCGAGTTCACCGAGCAGGAGCTGAAGGATCTCGTCACCTTCTACAAGTCGCCGCTGGGCAAGAAGCTGATCGACGCCGAGCCGCGCGCCATTGGCCTCAGCATGGCCTTCATGAACTCCTGGGCCCAGAACTTCTCCGAGACCGTGATGGGCGCCTTCCGTGCCGAGATGCGCAAGCGTGGCAAGGAAATCTGA
- the rpiA gene encoding ribose-5-phosphate isomerase RpiA — translation MNMDQLKRQAAARALEEVRDGMQLGLGTGSTAKHFVELLGERVAAGLKVIGVPTSEATRLDAMRCGVPLTTLDEIDHLDITIDGADEIDPELNLIKGGGGALLREKIVAAASDRMIVIADDTKWVPTLGRFPLPIEVIPFGLGATRRAIEKAFAECGVSGQMAVRKAKGGDKDGHVFVTDGGHWILDAQLGRIVDPPRLAEALSAIPGVVEHGLFIGLASSAVLAGGEGIRVIERRKPKGD, via the coding sequence GTGAACATGGACCAGTTGAAGCGGCAGGCTGCGGCGCGCGCCCTCGAGGAGGTGCGCGACGGCATGCAGCTCGGGCTCGGCACCGGCTCGACCGCCAAGCATTTCGTCGAGCTGCTCGGCGAGCGCGTCGCCGCCGGGCTCAAGGTGATCGGCGTGCCGACCTCCGAGGCGACGCGCCTCGATGCGATGCGCTGCGGCGTGCCGCTGACCACACTGGACGAGATCGACCATCTCGACATCACCATTGACGGCGCCGACGAGATCGATCCCGAGCTCAATCTGATCAAGGGCGGCGGCGGCGCACTGCTGCGCGAGAAGATCGTGGCGGCCGCTTCGGATCGCATGATCGTGATTGCCGACGACACCAAATGGGTGCCGACGCTCGGCCGCTTTCCGCTGCCGATCGAGGTCATCCCGTTCGGGCTTGGCGCGACGCGCCGCGCGATCGAGAAGGCATTTGCGGAATGCGGCGTTTCCGGGCAAATGGCGGTCCGCAAGGCCAAAGGCGGCGACAAGGACGGCCACGTTTTCGTCACCGACGGCGGCCACTGGATCCTCGATGCCCAGCTCGGACGTATCGTGGATCCACCACGCCTCGCCGAGGCGTTGAGCGCGATCCCCGGCGTGGTCGAGCATGGGTTGTTCATCGGCTTGGCCAGCTCGGCTGTTTTGGCGGGTGGCGAGGGAATCCGCGTAATTGAACGGCGAAAGCCGAAAGGAGACTAG
- a CDS encoding HAD-IA family hydrolase — protein MTSSYTLVFDLDGTLVDTAPDLITALNYVLDREGLPPVPMASARNMIGAGARKLIERGLEAEGRTVSLADMDRMTADFIAYYADNIAVESRPFEGLEAALDHFAAQGHRLAVCTNKLEWLSRRLLDQLDMSRRFAAICGADTFGVQKPDPTIFRETVARAGGDVKASIMVGDAGTDVGVARRAGVPVIGVSFGYTDVPIAELKPDRLIHHMRDLPAAALSLMTG, from the coding sequence ATGACCTCCTCCTACACCCTCGTCTTCGATCTCGACGGCACGCTCGTGGATACGGCGCCCGACCTGATCACCGCGCTGAATTACGTGCTCGACCGCGAAGGGCTGCCGCCTGTCCCGATGGCCTCGGCCCGCAACATGATCGGCGCCGGTGCCCGCAAGCTGATCGAGCGGGGCCTGGAGGCGGAGGGCCGCACCGTGAGCCTCGCGGACATGGACCGGATGACGGCGGATTTCATCGCCTATTACGCCGACAACATCGCGGTGGAATCCCGGCCCTTCGAGGGGCTGGAGGCCGCGCTCGACCATTTTGCCGCCCAGGGCCACCGGCTGGCGGTCTGCACCAACAAGCTGGAATGGCTGTCCAGGCGGCTGCTGGACCAGCTCGACATGAGCCGTCGCTTCGCGGCGATCTGCGGCGCCGACACATTCGGGGTCCAGAAGCCGGATCCCACCATCTTCCGCGAGACCGTGGCGCGCGCCGGCGGCGATGTGAAGGCCAGCATCATGGTCGGCGATGCCGGAACCGACGTGGGCGTGGCCCGCCGGGCCGGGGTGCCCGTGATCGGGGTCAGCTTCGGCTATACGGACGTGCCGATCGCGGAGCTGAAGCCGGACCGGCTGATCCATCACATGCGCGACCTGCCGGCGGCTGCCCTCAGCCTGATGACAGGCTAG
- the moaA gene encoding GTP 3',8-cyclase MoaA, whose product MNGPSASSRAALSSAMTDPFGRTISYLRVSVTDRCDLRCFYCMSEDMTFLPKADLLTLEELDRLCTAFIAKGVKKLRLTGGEPLVRRNVMTLVRSLSRHLSSGALHELTLTTNGTQLAKHASELADCGVRRINVSLDTLDPQKFREITRWGEIDKVLEGIEAARAAGLGVKINAVALKNLNEDELPELMRWAHGKGMGLTLIEVMPMGEIGSGRIDQYLPLSLVRARLAQQFTLTDLAESTGGPARYVSVAETGGKLGFITPMTHNFCESCNRVRITCTGTLHTCLGHEDASDLRKPLRASSEDALLADAIDRAIGLKPKGHDFIIDRRHDRPSVSRHMSVTGG is encoded by the coding sequence ATGAACGGACCTTCCGCGAGCTCCCGCGCCGCGCTGTCGAGCGCCATGACCGATCCGTTCGGGCGGACCATCTCTTACTTGCGGGTCTCCGTGACGGACCGCTGCGACCTGCGCTGCTTCTACTGCATGTCGGAAGACATGACGTTCCTGCCCAAGGCGGACCTGCTGACGCTGGAGGAGCTCGACCGGCTCTGCACGGCCTTCATCGCCAAGGGCGTGAAGAAGCTGCGGCTCACCGGCGGCGAGCCGCTGGTCCGCCGCAACGTGATGACGCTGGTGCGCTCGCTGTCGCGCCATCTTTCGAGCGGCGCCCTGCACGAGCTGACGCTGACGACCAACGGCACCCAACTCGCCAAGCACGCCAGCGAGCTTGCCGATTGCGGCGTCCGCCGCATCAACGTCTCGCTCGACACGCTCGATCCCCAAAAGTTTCGCGAGATCACCCGCTGGGGCGAGATCGACAAGGTGCTGGAAGGCATCGAGGCCGCGCGCGCCGCGGGCCTTGGCGTGAAGATCAACGCGGTGGCGCTGAAGAACCTCAACGAGGACGAGCTTCCCGAGCTGATGCGCTGGGCCCACGGCAAGGGCATGGGCCTGACGCTGATCGAAGTCATGCCGATGGGCGAGATCGGCTCGGGCCGCATCGACCAGTATCTGCCGCTGTCGCTGGTGCGCGCGCGCCTGGCCCAGCAGTTCACGTTGACCGATCTGGCCGAGAGCACCGGCGGGCCTGCACGCTATGTCAGCGTCGCCGAGACCGGCGGCAAGCTCGGCTTCATCACGCCGATGACCCATAATTTCTGCGAATCGTGCAACCGGGTACGCATCACCTGCACCGGCACGCTGCACACCTGCCTCGGCCACGAGGATGCCTCCGATTTGCGCAAACCTCTGCGTGCATCGAGCGAGGATGCACTGCTTGCGGATGCGATCGACCGCGCCATCGGGCTCAAGCCCAAGGGCCACGATTTCATCATCGACCGCCGCCATGACCGCCCCAGCGTCTCCCGGCATATGAGCGTGACCGGCGGTTGA
- a CDS encoding TRAP transporter small permease subunit codes for MRPLLAVSNAIDLLNEKIGYVCNLLVLLACLVSAANAMIRYAFSNSSNGWLELQWYMFAILVMFGASYTFKRNEHVRVEIFYLTLSERGQLWLDMIGTLCFLIPSCLLLAYLSWPFFMQAYSVGEMSGNAGGLIRWPIKFVIPAGFVLLALQGVSEVIKRIAALKGYVTIDAKYERPTQ; via the coding sequence ATGCGTCCCTTGCTGGCGGTGAGCAACGCCATCGACCTCCTCAACGAAAAGATCGGGTACGTCTGTAACCTGCTGGTGCTGCTGGCGTGCCTGGTCAGCGCGGCCAACGCCATGATCCGCTACGCCTTCAGCAACTCCTCCAACGGCTGGCTGGAGCTGCAATGGTACATGTTCGCGATCCTGGTGATGTTCGGCGCGTCCTACACCTTCAAGCGCAACGAGCATGTGCGGGTCGAGATCTTCTATCTGACGCTCTCCGAGCGCGGCCAGCTCTGGCTCGACATGATCGGCACGCTCTGCTTCCTGATCCCCTCCTGCCTGCTGCTCGCCTATCTGTCATGGCCGTTCTTCATGCAGGCCTATAGCGTCGGCGAGATGTCCGGCAATGCCGGCGGCCTGATCCGCTGGCCGATCAAGTTCGTGATCCCCGCCGGCTTCGTCCTGCTGGCGCTCCAGGGTGTTTCCGAAGTCATCAAGCGTATCGCGGCTCTCAAGGGCTATGTCACGATCGACGCCAAGTACGAGAGGCCGACCCAATGA
- a CDS encoding TRAP transporter large permease — MITLEMMPPLMFGGLVLAMLIGFPVAFTLAAVGLSFGFLAIHLGFFDLNFLQAIPGRVFGSVLSNELLLAIPFFTFMGAILERCGLAEDMLDSMGQLFGPIRGGLGYSVIIVGFILGAITGTVAAQVIAMALISMPIMIRYGYNMRYITGVLAASGTITQLVPPSLVLIVLADQLGKSVGDMYLGAWGPSVFQIMLFAGYTFVLGLIKPDHVPPVPLEARTLNGWALWKKCLMGIIPSAVLIFVVLGTMMMGLATPTEAGAMGAVGAIVLAAIHHKDFTTNDRRILIIGVIAAGIGTIVAMLFTENLVFRLSFAVCYIAVAWICIQAARIPDLRDLIKQGYESTMRLTCMVTFILIGSTCFSVVFLGVSGGVWLEHLLTSLPGGVWGFLIFINLFIFFLAFFLDFFEIAFIILPMIAPIAQKVLAPVVGPDAALIWFGVMLCVNMQTSFLHPPFGFALFYLRGVAPKEVKSSDIYWGAVPWIGLQMIMVLLVIIFPVTVTGLLDKPLNVDLDKVKIEVPQIDLPPLDLGPPQK; from the coding sequence ATGATTACGCTGGAGATGATGCCGCCGTTGATGTTCGGCGGTCTGGTTCTGGCGATGCTGATCGGCTTCCCCGTCGCGTTCACGCTCGCGGCGGTCGGCCTCTCCTTCGGCTTCCTCGCCATCCATCTCGGATTCTTCGACCTCAACTTCCTCCAGGCGATCCCCGGACGCGTGTTCGGCAGCGTGCTCTCCAACGAGCTGCTGCTCGCGATTCCGTTCTTCACCTTCATGGGCGCGATATTGGAGAGATGCGGACTCGCTGAGGACATGCTGGATTCGATGGGCCAGCTGTTCGGCCCGATCCGCGGCGGCCTCGGCTATTCCGTGATCATCGTCGGCTTCATCCTCGGCGCCATCACCGGCACGGTGGCGGCGCAGGTCATCGCCATGGCGCTGATCTCGATGCCGATCATGATCCGCTACGGCTACAACATGCGCTACATCACCGGCGTGCTCGCTGCCTCCGGCACGATCACGCAGCTGGTGCCGCCCTCGCTGGTGCTGATCGTCCTCGCCGACCAGCTCGGCAAGTCGGTCGGCGACATGTATCTCGGCGCCTGGGGTCCCTCGGTGTTCCAGATCATGTTGTTCGCCGGCTACACCTTCGTCCTCGGCCTGATCAAGCCGGACCACGTGCCGCCGGTGCCGCTGGAAGCGCGCACGCTGAACGGCTGGGCGCTGTGGAAGAAGTGCCTGATGGGCATCATCCCCTCCGCCGTGCTGATCTTCGTCGTGCTCGGCACCATGATGATGGGCCTTGCGACCCCGACGGAAGCCGGCGCCATGGGCGCGGTCGGCGCGATCGTGCTCGCGGCGATCCATCACAAGGACTTCACCACGAACGACCGCAGGATCCTGATCATCGGCGTGATCGCCGCCGGCATCGGCACCATCGTCGCGATGCTGTTCACCGAGAACCTGGTGTTCAGGCTTTCGTTCGCAGTGTGCTATATCGCCGTGGCCTGGATCTGCATCCAGGCTGCCCGCATCCCCGACCTGCGCGACCTCATCAAGCAGGGCTACGAATCCACCATGCGCCTCACCTGCATGGTCACCTTCATCCTGATCGGCTCGACCTGCTTCTCGGTGGTGTTCCTGGGCGTCTCCGGCGGCGTCTGGCTCGAGCATCTCCTGACCTCGCTGCCCGGCGGCGTCTGGGGCTTCCTGATCTTCATCAACCTCTTCATCTTCTTCCTGGCGTTCTTCCTCGACTTCTTCGAGATCGCCTTCATCATCCTGCCGATGATCGCGCCGATCGCGCAGAAGGTTCTCGCGCCGGTGGTGGGACCGGACGCTGCGCTGATCTGGTTCGGCGTGATGCTGTGCGTGAACATGCAGACCTCGTTCCTGCATCCGCCGTTCGGCTTCGCGCTGTTCTACCTGCGCGGCGTCGCGCCGAAGGAAGTGAAGAGCTCCGACATCTATTGGGGCGCGGTCCCCTGGATCGGCTTGCAGATGATCATGGTGCTGCTCGTGATCATCTTCCCGGTCACGGTGACGGGCCTGCTCGACAAGCCGCTCAACGTCGATCTCGACAAGGTCAAGATCGAGGTGCCGCAGATCGACCTGCCGCCGCTCGATCTGGGACCACCGCAGAAGTAG